CGGTGCCGGCGGTGCTGAGCCTCGACGAGCCGGCGTCCCCGCAGACGCTTCCCAGGGCCACCGACACCCTGCCGCACCGGCAGCAGCTGGCCTACACCTTCTACACCTCCGGTTCCAGTGGCCGGCCCAAGGCGGTGGCGGTGAGCCACGGCAGCCTGTCCGCCTACGCCGTCGAGATGGCGCAGCGGTTGGCATTGAAGCCCGGGGATCGGGTGCTCCAATTCGCTGCGCCGAGCTTCGACGTCCTCATCGAGGAGGTCTTTCCGGCGCTGGTAGCGGGAGCCGCGGTGGTGGTGCCGTCGATGGAGTTGTTGGGGGCGGTGGATGAGCTGGAGCAGGTGATCCGGGAGCACGGGGTGACCGTGGCGGAGCTGCCGTCGCGGTTCTGGCGCGAGTGGGTGCGGGAGCTCGAGCGCCGGGATGCGAACCCTCCTCCGAGCTTGTCGCGGCTCTTGTTGGGATGCGACGTGCCCTCGGCGCCAGCCATCGCCAGCTGGCGATCTGACGGGCAGCGACCGGAGCTGATCCACGTCTTCGGCCTCACCGAGACCACCGTCACCAACACCCTGCACCGGGTCGAGGATGCCGATGGCGGCGGTCAGCGGGCGGTACCGGTAGGACGCCCCATCGCAGGTTCGCGCCTGTTGCTGCTGGATCGCGAAGGGCATCCCGTTCCCATGGGCTGCCCGGGGGAGATCTACCTCGGCGGTGGGGCGTTGGCCCGCGGTTATCTGGGAGAACCCCGGCGCACCGCCGGCCGTTTTGTCCCCGATGCCTGGGGCGGAGAGCCGGGTGCTCGGCTGTACCGCACCGGGGACCGTGGGCGGCAGCGCTTCGACGGGGCGGTGGAATTCCTCGGTCGGTTGGATCGGCAGGTGAAGATCCGCGGTCATCGGGTAGAGCCCGGAGAGGTGGAGGCGGCCCTCGTCGCCCTGCCGGAGGTGCAGGCGGCGGCGGTGACCGTTCACCGGGTCGGCGGAGAGGACGCCGGGCCCCGCTTGGCGGCGTTCGTGGTGCCCGCAGCCCGGCCGGCGCCCACTCCCCGAGAGCTGCGATTGGTGCTGATGGAGCACCTGCCGCTCTATCTCGTGCCCCATTTCTTCACCGTACTCGACGAGCTGCCCTTGACCGCCAACGGCAAGGTGGACCGCGCCCAGCTGCGTCCGGACTTCGGGGCCGGGATCACCGCCGGGGCGTCGCCAGCACCGTCGAATCAGCGCGAGGAGCTCATCGCCGAGGTCTGGCGGAAGGTTCTGGGGCTCGAGGTGGTGGGAGTGGAGGACAACTTCTTCGAGGTCGGCGGCGACTCCCTGCTCATCCTGCGCTTGTCCAGCGCCCTCTCCGAAGCCTTGGGCGAGGAGGTGCCGGTGGTGGATCTCTTCACCTATCCGACGGTGCTCAGCCAGGCGCAGCATTTGGCGGTGGCAGCGGCGGAGCAGGAGCCGGCGCAGCGCCAGCAGCTGGTGAGTCGGGTGCGGGGACGTTCGGAGGGATTGCGCAATTTGCAGGAACGCCGTCGCCGGGCCCAGCGCCGGGCCGCCGGTGACGAAGATTCCAGAGACGCCGCGACGCGGCTCGCCGGTCAGGAGAGTTGAGATGAACGAGCACCGAGCCCCTACCGAGGTCACCGACCTGCCCACCGCCATCGCCATCGTCGGCATGGCGGGGCGCTTCCCGCTGGCGCCGACCCTAGATCATCTTTGGCGAATCCTGGTCGAAGGGAAGGAGGCGGTGACCTTCTTCTCCCGGGAGGAGCTCCTGGAACAGGGAATTCCGCAGGAGGTTCTGGACCTGCCCAACTACGTTCCCGCGGCGGCCCCGGTAGAGCAGGTGGAGCACTTCGACGCCGCCTTCTTCGGGTTTACTCCCAACGAGGCGATGGTGATGGATCCCCAGCAGCGGCTGTTCCTGGAGTGCGCTTGGGAGGCGGCGGAGCACGCCGGCTGCCTGGGCCGGCACTCCGACCTGCGGGTGGGGGTCTTTGCCGGCAGCAGCTCGAGCTCCTATCGGGAATACTTCCTGGCCGCCGCCGGCGCGGTGGCCCGGCGCATCGGCGAGATGCAGGCGGGGTTGCTCAACGACCGGGACATGCTGCCCACGCAGATTTCCTACCGGCTGGGACTGACTGGAATCAGCAGCCTGGTGCAATGCGGTTGCTCCACCTCGATGTTGGCGGTTCACATGGCCTGCCAGAGCGTGCTGTCGGGTGAGTGCGACGTGGCCCTGGCAGGTGGGGTGAGCATTCCCATTCCCCAGGTTGCGGGCTACGTGTGGGAAGAAGGAAGCGTCTCGTCGCCGGACGGCCACACCCGCTCCTTCGACGCCCGGGCCGAAGGCGCCCAGGGTGGCTCCGGGGTGGGTGTGGTGGCGCTTCGGCGGCTGCAGGATGCGCTGGACTCCGGCGATCACATTCACGCCGTGATCCGGGCCACGGCGGCGAACAACGACGGCGGTCACCGCATCGGCTTTACCGCTCCCAGCGTCGAGGGCCAGCGGCGGGTGATCGCCGAGAGTCTGGCCTTGGCGGAAGTGGACGCGGAGACCATCGGCTACGTGGAAGCCCACGGTAGCGCCACCCCCCTCGGCGACCCGATCGAGATCGCCGCCCTTACCCGGGCCTTCCGCTCCTACACC
This Acidobacteriota bacterium DNA region includes the following protein-coding sequences:
- a CDS encoding type I polyketide synthase codes for the protein MNEHRAPTEVTDLPTAIAIVGMAGRFPLAPTLDHLWRILVEGKEAVTFFSREELLEQGIPQEVLDLPNYVPAAAPVEQVEHFDAAFFGFTPNEAMVMDPQQRLFLECAWEAAEHAGCLGRHSDLRVGVFAGSSSSSYREYFLAAAGAVARRIGEMQAGLLNDRDMLPTQISYRLGLTGISSLVQCGCSTSMLAVHMACQSVLSGECDVALAGGVSIPIPQVAGYVWEEGSVSSPDGHTRSFDARAEGAQGGSGVGVVALRRLQDALDSGDHIHAVIRATAANNDGGHRIGFTAPSVEGQRRVIAESLALAEVDAETIGYVEAHGSATPLGDPIEIAALTRAFRSYTDRRGFCAVGSVKSNVGHLDEAAGIAGLIKATMAVEHGIVPPSLNFSEPNPKIDFAASPFYVNTETSPWPRQEGPRRAGVSSFGLGGTNIHAVLEEAPRRPSDPSRRSAHILPLSAKTAEALRAAEQRLAEHLGDHPDLPVADVAFTLQTGRRELPHRSYVVAASAAEAVEKLTAGDARRGTEAVAGTSLRISFLFPGVGDHHPAMARRLYRQEPVFQRCLDRCAEALKETLGVDLRDLLLAPAADEPGESSGGEPDLRALLSRPTRP